The proteins below are encoded in one region of Pseudoduganella armeniaca:
- a CDS encoding transposase — protein MTTKPPTTPDKDVGAQRQHPVVYTKEFKLAAVARLKDGKQTAQALASELGVRRNQLYKWAKVIEQNGAEASFTGRGRKPDSEESELARVKRELSRVKEDLELLKKLEASFARMKRRSTP, from the coding sequence ATGACCACGAAACCACCAACCACACCAGACAAGGATGTTGGAGCGCAGCGCCAGCATCCTGTTGTCTACACCAAAGAATTTAAGCTTGCCGCCGTTGCGCGCCTCAAGGATGGCAAGCAGACAGCGCAGGCGCTTGCTAGCGAATTGGGTGTACGGCGCAATCAGCTCTATAAATGGGCAAAAGTGATTGAGCAAAACGGCGCAGAGGCAAGCTTCACCGGTCGTGGCCGCAAGCCCGATAGCGAAGAAAGTGAGTTGGCACGGGTCAAACGCGAGCTAAGCAGAGTGAAGGAGGACCTCGAACTATTAAAAAAGTTGGAAGCGTCCTTTGCGCGAATGAAGCGACGAAGTACGCCGTGA
- a CDS encoding DUF1415 domain-containing protein, with product MCVKCPLARRTAPFTKEVSHEYPVIDHAAAIAATEQWLEKAVIGLNLCPFAKAVHVKKQIRYVVSDATTPEELLEQLMDELQLLADTPAEQVDTTLIIHPAVLTDFEDYNEFLDVADAALEDMQLVGELQVASFHPDYQFADTDKNDIGNYTNRSPYPTLHLLREDSVERAVAAFPEAEEIFEKNIETMEQLGHDGWDKLFPQGK from the coding sequence ATGTGCGTAAAATGCCCGCTTGCCCGTCGCACGGCGCCGTTCACCAAGGAAGTTTCTCATGAGTACCCCGTCATCGACCACGCGGCCGCCATCGCGGCAACCGAGCAGTGGCTGGAAAAAGCCGTCATCGGCCTGAACCTGTGCCCGTTTGCCAAGGCCGTGCACGTCAAGAAGCAGATCCGCTACGTGGTGTCCGACGCCACCACGCCCGAGGAACTGCTGGAGCAGCTGATGGACGAGCTGCAACTGCTGGCCGACACCCCGGCCGAGCAGGTCGATACGACCCTGATCATCCACCCCGCTGTGTTGACAGACTTCGAAGACTACAACGAGTTCCTCGACGTGGCCGACGCGGCGCTGGAAGACATGCAACTGGTGGGCGAGCTGCAGGTCGCCAGTTTCCATCCGGACTACCAGTTCGCCGACACGGACAAGAACGACATCGGCAACTACACCAACCGTTCGCCGTATCCGACCCTGCACCTGCTGCGCGAGGACAGCGTCGAGCGTGCCGTCGCCGCGTTCCCGGAAGCGGAGGAAATCTTCGAGAAGAACATCGAGACGATGGAACAGCTGGGCCACGACGGCTGGGACAAGCTGTTCCCGCAGGGGAAGTAA
- a CDS encoding DUF1289 domain-containing protein, giving the protein MADQDLPERPDTPCVAVCSTTFDEICRGCGRTYIEVAHWVSMTAEQKEIVWQRITAQGYPRRNG; this is encoded by the coding sequence ATGGCGGACCAGGATTTGCCGGAACGCCCGGACACGCCATGCGTGGCCGTCTGTTCCACTACCTTCGACGAGATCTGCCGCGGCTGCGGCCGTACTTATATAGAGGTGGCGCACTGGGTGTCGATGACGGCCGAGCAGAAGGAGATCGTCTGGCAGCGTATTACGGCGCAGGGCTATCCGCGGCGCAATGGCTGA